In Desulfomonile tiedjei DSM 6799, a genomic segment contains:
- the lpxA gene encoding acyl-ACP--UDP-N-acetylglucosamine O-acyltransferase, which translates to MIHSMAVVHPGAVIGDGVSIGPYTVVGPNVVIGEGCEIGPHVVVEGHTTIGPHTRISQFASIGGPPQDFSYRGEETKVKIGARVIIREYVTIHRGTVRGKGETIVGDESYLMAYCHVAHDCILGNGVVMANSAHLGGHIELGERAILGGLVAVHQFVRVGEFALVGGVSGVAKDVPPYTLASGARIYVYGLNEVGLRRNGFSPETIRHLKRAFKLAFRSSLRVEQAVEKIRAEMGHSPQALRFAEFLATSRRGTARVSLSRHAFRPV; encoded by the coding sequence ATGATTCATTCCATGGCTGTCGTGCATCCAGGGGCGGTTATAGGAGACGGCGTTTCAATAGGTCCATACACCGTCGTGGGACCTAATGTGGTGATAGGTGAGGGCTGCGAAATCGGGCCTCATGTGGTGGTAGAGGGGCACACTACTATAGGACCCCATACTCGCATTTCACAGTTTGCTTCCATCGGCGGCCCGCCTCAGGACTTCTCGTATAGAGGAGAAGAAACCAAGGTCAAAATCGGGGCTCGCGTCATTATCCGTGAATACGTGACGATCCACAGAGGAACAGTTCGGGGCAAGGGAGAAACCATAGTCGGCGACGAGAGCTATTTGATGGCCTATTGTCACGTCGCTCATGATTGCATACTGGGAAACGGCGTGGTGATGGCGAACTCTGCACATCTCGGAGGACACATCGAGTTGGGTGAACGAGCGATTCTCGGAGGATTGGTCGCAGTTCACCAGTTCGTACGAGTGGGTGAATTTGCCCTGGTGGGTGGGGTATCAGGTGTCGCCAAAGATGTTCCCCCGTACACACTGGCTTCAGGGGCTCGAATTTACGTGTACGGCCTGAATGAAGTCGGGCTCAGGCGAAACGGTTTTTCCCCGGAAACGATTCGTCACCTGAAGAGAGCTTTCAAACTGGCGTTCAGATCGTCATTGCGAGTTGAACAGGCGGTGGAGAAGATCCGCGCTGAAATGGGCCATTCTCCGCAAGCGTTAAGGTTCGCGGAGTTCCTGGCCACATCCAGACGCGGGACTGCACGAGTATCTTTGAGCCGTCATGCATTCAGGCCTGTTTAA
- the lpxK gene encoding tetraacyldisaccharide 4'-kinase gives MTSSLLRIPAAGYYLVQKLREQAYRVGALQSILPPVPVISVGNLLMGGSGKTPFVIYLAELLRREGFKPAVVSRGYKGSNRKDFLVVGDGVSGDPIVDPSVSGDEPYLIAARLPQVPVIVGKRRIHPVRAAHTLFGVDAVILDDGFQHLPLDRGLDIVLMNGTEDHMFPFGSLREPLSALKRADIIMLSGIEYIPPRALPYTEQSAVFHCSFESDILLTYEDTVSGSHFSGKEVVLMSAIAGPERFRKSAEQLGCVVKDHVIFRDHHRPDNSQLEHVLNRAGESGVIMTEKDRVKLPLWFLQKANVFALRLRTVVREEMQLISLLRRTITAT, from the coding sequence ATGACTTCATCGCTTCTGCGCATACCCGCTGCAGGCTATTATCTGGTTCAAAAACTGAGAGAACAGGCCTATCGTGTCGGTGCGTTGCAGAGCATTCTTCCCCCCGTTCCGGTGATATCTGTTGGAAACCTGCTCATGGGAGGCAGTGGCAAAACCCCGTTTGTCATCTATCTGGCAGAACTGCTCAGGAGAGAAGGCTTCAAACCAGCCGTGGTGAGCAGAGGCTACAAGGGGTCAAATCGCAAAGATTTCCTCGTAGTGGGAGACGGGGTATCAGGCGATCCCATAGTCGATCCGTCAGTATCAGGGGACGAACCTTACCTTATAGCAGCTCGGTTGCCGCAGGTTCCGGTTATTGTGGGAAAGAGAAGAATCCATCCAGTGAGAGCCGCACACACGTTGTTCGGGGTCGATGCGGTGATCCTCGATGACGGATTTCAGCACCTCCCTCTGGACCGTGGACTCGATATCGTGCTCATGAACGGTACCGAGGATCATATGTTTCCTTTCGGAAGTCTTCGTGAGCCTTTATCAGCACTGAAGCGAGCCGACATTATCATGCTGTCGGGAATTGAGTACATCCCTCCCCGAGCATTGCCTTATACCGAACAATCAGCAGTATTTCATTGCAGCTTCGAATCGGATATCTTGCTTACGTACGAGGACACAGTGTCCGGATCTCACTTCTCAGGAAAAGAAGTGGTTCTCATGTCAGCAATTGCCGGACCGGAGCGGTTCCGGAAATCGGCCGAGCAACTCGGATGTGTGGTTAAGGACCACGTAATTTTCCGTGACCACCACAGGCCGGACAATAGTCAACTGGAGCACGTGCTGAACAGGGCAGGGGAGTCAGGCGTAATAATGACCGAAAAGGATCGTGTAAAACTGCCCCTCTGGTTCTTGCAAAAGGCAAACGTGTTTGCACTGCGATTGCGAACCGTAGTCCGGGAAGAGATGCAACTGATTTCTCTCCTCAGACGAACAATAACCGCCACCTGA
- a CDS encoding LpxI family protein, with translation MSSSIGLIAGMGVLPLHVADEASTRGLKVIAIAFPGLTDPSLERIVGETFWLKLGQLEKAISIFKSHGVEKIVMAGKIEKSNLLKIWNLRPDGRALRMIRSLKDWRDDTILAAIAEEFRKDGILIDEITPWAGKLMASSGVLTKRAPNDIQWKDIAFGRTMARGIGALDIGQTVVVKNAAVIAVEAIEGTDKAIRRAGELGVSNTVVVKMAKPQQDMRFDVPGIGPSTIDSMIAARARVLAIETGKTMITDFSETVRKADGAKISIVGIPVDGPVTE, from the coding sequence ATGTCTTCGAGTATCGGCCTTATTGCAGGAATGGGCGTCTTGCCGCTCCATGTGGCGGATGAGGCCTCCACACGCGGACTCAAGGTGATTGCGATTGCTTTTCCCGGCTTGACCGATCCTTCCCTTGAGCGCATTGTCGGAGAGACATTCTGGTTAAAACTCGGGCAATTGGAAAAGGCCATTTCGATTTTTAAGTCCCATGGCGTGGAAAAAATCGTCATGGCAGGGAAGATCGAGAAATCGAACCTTCTCAAGATTTGGAATTTGCGGCCCGACGGCAGAGCGCTCAGGATGATCAGATCCCTCAAGGATTGGCGCGACGACACAATTCTTGCTGCAATTGCAGAAGAATTCCGCAAAGACGGAATACTCATCGATGAGATTACCCCTTGGGCAGGAAAGCTCATGGCATCCTCCGGAGTGCTCACCAAGAGGGCTCCCAATGACATCCAATGGAAGGACATTGCCTTCGGGCGAACCATGGCCCGCGGCATAGGCGCACTGGATATCGGCCAGACCGTAGTGGTCAAGAATGCCGCTGTGATCGCCGTCGAAGCAATCGAAGGTACCGACAAAGCGATACGCAGGGCAGGGGAACTCGGGGTATCCAATACGGTTGTCGTGAAAATGGCAAAGCCTCAGCAGGACATGCGATTCGACGTTCCCGGGATAGGACCGTCCACTATAGACAGCATGATAGCTGCTCGTGCTCGGGTTCTTGCAATTGAGACCGGGAAAACGATGATAACGGATTTCAGCGAAACGGTCCGTAAAGCAGATGGAGCTAAGATTTCCATAGTAGGAATTCCCGTGGACGGGCCGGTGACGGAGTAA
- a CDS encoding GSCFA domain-containing protein has translation MARSDVHPIHSFESWQVWPGSYDNSPPDGLYPCPGEQALKITKDTPVASMGSCFAREIKSVLLREGYSYVQEEAEHPASKHASAAWERLYNTFSMRQIFEYTFEDWNPEVRWWKTPMSGKIQDPYRRIVLYETQEQADSDFRHHRECSKRALQRAEVLILTLGLTEVWEDMHDGSVICLPSGPYVNEHGDMNRYRFRVTRYAENLANLERIHEIMARHNPQCQIVITVSPVHLWATFRTNADVISASCCSKATLRAVADQFAENHQNVHYFPAFEMATVYLPLLGRSIFSEGRENFHVNQDTVDFIMEQFFRFYGDSRNQAHTE, from the coding sequence ATGGCACGATCCGATGTTCATCCGATCCATTCTTTCGAATCCTGGCAAGTCTGGCCCGGTTCGTACGACAATTCTCCTCCTGACGGGTTATATCCGTGCCCTGGAGAGCAAGCGCTTAAGATCACGAAGGATACTCCGGTAGCATCCATGGGTTCGTGCTTCGCCAGGGAGATCAAAAGCGTTCTGCTGCGGGAAGGATATTCCTACGTGCAGGAGGAAGCTGAGCATCCCGCGTCGAAGCATGCAAGCGCTGCATGGGAACGTCTTTACAACACATTTTCCATGCGACAGATATTCGAATACACCTTCGAGGACTGGAATCCTGAGGTGCGCTGGTGGAAGACTCCCATGTCAGGCAAAATTCAGGATCCGTATCGCAGGATCGTCCTTTATGAAACCCAGGAACAGGCTGATTCAGATTTCAGGCACCATCGGGAGTGTTCGAAAAGAGCGCTGCAACGCGCGGAGGTGCTCATTCTCACTTTAGGATTGACGGAAGTCTGGGAGGATATGCACGATGGCTCTGTCATTTGCCTTCCTTCGGGGCCCTATGTGAACGAACATGGCGACATGAATCGTTACCGTTTCCGAGTGACCAGATATGCAGAAAATCTTGCGAATCTGGAACGGATTCATGAAATCATGGCTAGACACAATCCACAATGCCAGATCGTAATAACCGTATCTCCGGTTCATTTATGGGCGACTTTTCGCACAAATGCCGACGTGATCAGTGCAAGCTGCTGCTCGAAAGCAACCTTGCGGGCTGTTGCAGATCAGTTTGCGGAGAATCATCAGAATGTCCATTATTTTCCGGCATTTGAAATGGCTACGGTGTACCTGCCTCTCCTGGGTAGGAGTATTTTTTCCGAAGGAAGGGAGAACTTTCACGTGAACCAGGACACCGTCGATTTCATCATGGAGCAATTCTTCAGATTTTACGGAGATAGCCGTAATCAAGCGCATACGGAATAA
- a CDS encoding glycosyltransferase family 9 protein, whose protein sequence is MDISGKRILIVKQSSLGDVVHALPLVHALKRCHPDCHIGWIVQKGFAPLLEPDRCVDDIIPISIPSTSDPQAKKGIYGEAARATFRTLKELRRKFRAAPYDIVLDLHASLRSGFLGLTNPGGVRIGFADAKEFNTFFQHHRLVTRADEPHAVDKNLVFARFLNCLPEPEDFRIEINQGARGSVEKFLRESGIRTDRQIIYANPSARWTTKFWTVPAWAEFADLVAEQTSAAVIFAGSPEDRPYIDQIMALTRSVPVVAAGKLSLAESVALLSLSDVYVGVDSGPMHIAAFTGTPVVALFGPTEPEKVGPYGSGHLVVRREDLTCLGCRKRTCDNRECLQSLSAWTVFDALLELLGRTAEQKTVRRIP, encoded by the coding sequence ATGGATATTTCCGGAAAACGCATACTGATCGTGAAGCAGAGTTCACTTGGTGACGTCGTTCATGCTCTGCCTCTGGTGCATGCTTTGAAGCGCTGTCATCCGGACTGCCATATCGGTTGGATTGTGCAAAAGGGGTTTGCTCCTTTGCTGGAACCCGATCGATGTGTTGACGACATCATTCCTATTTCCATACCTTCCACGAGCGATCCTCAGGCGAAGAAAGGCATATACGGAGAAGCTGCAAGGGCGACGTTCAGGACCTTGAAAGAGTTGCGGAGGAAGTTTCGTGCAGCTCCTTACGATATCGTGCTGGATCTTCATGCCTCTCTGAGAAGCGGTTTTCTCGGGCTCACAAATCCTGGAGGGGTGCGGATCGGGTTCGCAGATGCGAAAGAATTCAACACGTTCTTCCAGCACCATCGGCTCGTTACTCGAGCGGACGAACCCCACGCGGTGGACAAGAATCTCGTCTTTGCCCGTTTCTTGAACTGCTTACCCGAACCCGAGGATTTTCGAATCGAGATTAACCAAGGCGCACGTGGCTCCGTGGAGAAATTCCTGAGAGAATCGGGGATTCGCACCGATCGACAGATTATCTATGCCAATCCTTCGGCGCGCTGGACAACCAAATTCTGGACTGTCCCCGCGTGGGCGGAGTTCGCCGATCTGGTAGCGGAACAGACGTCGGCAGCCGTTATCTTTGCAGGAAGCCCGGAAGACCGCCCGTACATCGATCAAATCATGGCACTGACCAGGAGCGTTCCGGTTGTTGCAGCAGGCAAGCTGAGCCTTGCAGAATCAGTTGCCCTCCTGAGTCTTTCCGACGTTTACGTTGGTGTGGATTCCGGCCCGATGCATATTGCCGCATTCACGGGTACTCCGGTGGTGGCTCTTTTCGGACCTACAGAACCGGAGAAAGTCGGGCCGTACGGTTCGGGTCATCTTGTGGTCAGGAGAGAAGACCTGACATGCCTCGGATGCAGAAAACGGACTTGTGATAATCGTGAGTGCCTGCAATCCCTCTCAGCATGGACTGTATTCGATGCCTTGCTCGAACTTCTCGGACGGACCGCGGAGCAAAAAACAGTTCGCCGAATTCCATAG
- a CDS encoding decaprenyl-phosphate phosphoribosyltransferase, translated as MNIILPALKLMRPTQWIKNGFVLMPLVFSGHLTHWEDVVKVSAMFVAFCFASSATYILNDYMDVEQDRVHPRKKHRPLAAGEISPTAALSFMVVLIAAMLSVAVIARIPLNGFLCLGFYLIIHVFYSIKLKDLVILDVLTISAGFLLRVLGGAVVLSVTVSSWLILCTFSISIFLALGKRRHEVMILSDDATSHRPVLENYNVALLDQLVQVATTSTLIFYCLYSVSENHVLGIQSEKLAWTIPLVTYGIFRYLFLIYHEEDGGSPTELLLADVPLLCCVTAWLIVCGVIIYR; from the coding sequence ATGAACATTATCCTCCCCGCTCTAAAATTGATGAGACCCACCCAGTGGATAAAAAACGGATTCGTCTTGATGCCGCTTGTGTTCAGCGGTCATCTGACTCATTGGGAGGATGTGGTCAAAGTATCGGCCATGTTCGTCGCATTTTGTTTCGCATCCTCGGCAACGTACATTCTGAACGATTATATGGACGTCGAACAAGATCGAGTCCATCCTCGCAAGAAACATCGTCCTCTTGCTGCGGGAGAGATCAGTCCGACTGCGGCACTGTCGTTTATGGTCGTACTGATTGCAGCCATGCTTTCCGTGGCCGTGATTGCGCGTATTCCCTTGAACGGTTTCTTGTGCCTAGGGTTTTATCTTATCATACACGTCTTTTATTCGATCAAACTCAAGGACCTCGTTATTCTCGACGTCCTCACCATCTCTGCCGGATTTCTCCTTCGCGTTCTTGGCGGTGCCGTCGTATTGAGTGTCACGGTTTCGAGTTGGCTCATTCTCTGCACTTTCTCCATTTCGATCTTTCTGGCTCTGGGCAAACGAAGACACGAAGTGATGATTCTCTCGGATGACGCGACCTCCCATCGACCGGTCCTTGAGAACTACAATGTTGCGCTCCTCGATCAGCTCGTACAGGTGGCCACGACGTCCACGCTGATTTTTTATTGCCTGTACTCTGTGAGCGAAAATCACGTTCTCGGTATTCAATCGGAGAAGCTCGCGTGGACTATTCCGTTAGTAACGTACGGGATCTTCCGCTATTTGTTTCTCATCTACCACGAGGAAGACGGAGGCTCTCCCACAGAGCTTCTGCTTGCGGACGTCCCGCTTCTGTGCTGTGTGACCGCTTGGCTCATAGTCTGCGGAGTGATAATATATCGTTAG
- a CDS encoding 2,3-bisphosphoglycerate-independent phosphoglycerate mutase yields the protein MNDFDLMRSLTQKNETKIVMLVMDGLGGLPRELGGPTELESAFTPHLDRLAREGMAGLLHPVGLGISPGSGPGHLGLFGYDPIECLIGRGVLEAVGIGLHLTNKDVAARGNFCTVDDSGVITDRRAGRISTEECARMVGLIEGITLPGVEITVKPVRDYRFALIFRGSGLSPHLSETDPQKTGAKPLRVEPQDDAEATSHTADLANQWVEKVRDAIKDQHPANMVTLRGWSKEPGLPTFEDIFKLKAAALAVYPMYKGLANLVGMTIIQGLANLEDQLRSLRENWDSYDFFFFHYKYTDSRGEDGDFDAKVKEIEKVDKIIPDILKLNPDVVVVTGDHSTPAVLKSHSWHPVPTLIWAPGTSRTNPDVTEFGETHCLRGVLGQFKGTDLMKLVTAYARRQAKYGA from the coding sequence ATGAATGATTTCGATCTTATGAGAAGTCTGACCCAGAAAAACGAAACGAAGATCGTGATGTTGGTCATGGACGGACTTGGAGGTCTTCCCCGGGAATTAGGGGGTCCAACCGAGCTCGAGTCTGCGTTTACGCCACATCTTGACCGCCTGGCCAGAGAGGGCATGGCCGGACTCCTGCATCCTGTGGGATTAGGTATATCTCCGGGAAGCGGTCCCGGGCATCTGGGATTATTCGGGTACGATCCCATTGAGTGTTTGATCGGACGAGGAGTCCTGGAAGCGGTGGGCATAGGGCTTCATCTTACGAATAAAGATGTCGCTGCACGAGGAAATTTTTGCACCGTGGACGATTCGGGCGTTATAACGGATCGCCGGGCCGGTCGCATCTCCACTGAAGAATGCGCCCGAATGGTCGGACTGATCGAAGGCATAACCCTGCCGGGAGTCGAAATCACTGTCAAACCGGTAAGGGATTATCGATTTGCATTGATTTTCCGCGGGTCCGGTCTTTCTCCCCATTTGAGCGAAACCGATCCTCAGAAGACAGGTGCTAAACCGCTGCGTGTCGAACCCCAGGATGATGCCGAAGCGACCAGTCACACTGCAGACCTGGCCAACCAGTGGGTTGAAAAGGTGAGAGACGCCATAAAAGACCAGCATCCGGCTAATATGGTAACTCTGAGAGGCTGGTCGAAAGAACCCGGATTGCCCACCTTCGAAGACATATTCAAGCTCAAGGCCGCTGCTCTTGCTGTTTATCCAATGTACAAGGGCCTGGCAAATCTCGTTGGTATGACCATCATCCAGGGGCTTGCGAATCTCGAGGATCAGTTGAGGTCACTGAGAGAAAATTGGGATTCTTACGATTTCTTCTTCTTTCATTACAAGTACACCGACAGCAGGGGCGAAGACGGTGATTTCGATGCCAAGGTAAAGGAGATCGAAAAGGTCGATAAGATAATCCCCGACATCCTGAAACTGAATCCGGACGTAGTGGTGGTCACAGGAGATCATTCTACACCAGCGGTTCTGAAATCCCATAGCTGGCATCCTGTGCCAACATTGATCTGGGCTCCCGGAACAAGCCGTACCAATCCCGATGTGACGGAGTTCGGCGAAACCCACTGCCTTCGCGGCGTACTCGGACAATTCAAGGGAACCGACCTTATGAAACTGGTAACAGCATACGCTCGCAGACAAGCCAAATACGGAGCCTGA
- a CDS encoding helix-turn-helix domain-containing protein, with protein MPKKPAKPLSLGERIRDMREKQNMDVTQLAHRVGFDPEYLEDVESGKVSPPVGLLIQISRALSIDSATLLAEEKKEERLQSYRKRTKAYSYKNLTPNAEDKHLWAYLITLDPKKEHEMVSYQHEGEEFVYVLDGRIELQVADETHVLKTGASLHFNSGLKHFLKNLSNKHSKLIVVVYTP; from the coding sequence ATGCCAAAAAAACCTGCAAAACCTCTGAGTCTCGGGGAACGAATCCGGGACATGCGAGAGAAGCAAAACATGGACGTCACACAACTGGCTCACAGGGTCGGCTTCGATCCGGAATACCTCGAAGATGTGGAGTCAGGAAAAGTGTCTCCTCCGGTAGGATTACTTATTCAAATCTCTCGTGCACTCTCGATCGATTCAGCGACCCTCCTCGCGGAGGAAAAAAAAGAAGAAAGACTGCAAAGTTACCGAAAACGTACCAAGGCATACTCTTACAAGAATCTTACGCCCAATGCGGAAGATAAGCATCTATGGGCTTACTTGATTACACTGGACCCCAAAAAAGAGCACGAAATGGTTTCATACCAGCATGAAGGCGAGGAATTCGTGTACGTGCTCGACGGCCGCATCGAACTGCAGGTTGCCGATGAGACACACGTTCTAAAGACAGGCGCCAGTCTGCATTTCAACTCCGGCCTGAAACATTTTTTGAAAAACCTGAGCAACAAGCATTCCAAGCTGATAGTGGTTGTCTATACTCCATAA
- a CDS encoding ABC transporter ATP-binding protein, translated as MHVYRRLLRYLSPYLLKLIVAGVCMIGVALATASLAYLVEPALDDIFLKKDLAMLIFIPLIVAVVYVVKGVCDFAQYYLMAYVGQSVIRDLREEMFTKLEQMSVGFFVRHSTGELLSRMNNDVSLVQGAMTSAITGIVRDAVTVIALICVVFYRDFTLALMAMVVFPLAVYPLLSFGKRLKRYSRRMLVSLEDITQRLNETITGIRIVKAFAMEDYERSRFREVNQTLFNAFMRRFKVRALSNPVMETLGGFGVCAIVFYGGYQVVNGISTQGTFFSFLAALFMLYEPIKRINEANSTIQEGISAGERIFALMDADPDVTDRSDAVELQTCTGEVVFDTVFFGYEDQMVLKGVSIRANPGEAIAIVGESGVGKSTLLDLIPRFYDVNSGAILVDGKDVRSLTQKSLREKIGVVTQQTILFDDTIRNNIAYGRPDLSLEKVVDAAKAAHAHDFIATLPNGYDTIIGENGIKLSGGERQRIAIARALLKNPPILILDEATSNLDSDSERAVQSALEELMRGRTTVVVAHRLSTIRNVDRIYVLMNGTVAEQGSHDELLSRDGEFARLYFLQFSLNENGEKNLEAAGLMPESKAGSK; from the coding sequence GTGCATGTTTACAGGAGACTTCTGCGGTATCTTTCGCCGTACCTTCTCAAACTGATCGTTGCCGGCGTATGTATGATCGGAGTGGCCCTGGCCACAGCCTCTCTTGCTTACCTTGTGGAGCCTGCGCTGGATGATATCTTCCTGAAAAAAGATTTGGCCATGCTGATCTTCATCCCCCTGATCGTTGCCGTGGTCTACGTGGTCAAGGGAGTGTGCGACTTTGCCCAGTATTATCTCATGGCGTACGTGGGCCAGAGTGTTATCCGCGACCTGCGAGAAGAAATGTTCACAAAACTGGAACAGATGTCAGTGGGGTTCTTCGTCCGGCATTCCACGGGCGAGCTTCTTTCCAGGATGAATAATGACGTTTCTCTCGTTCAGGGAGCAATGACCAGCGCCATCACAGGTATTGTCAGAGATGCGGTTACAGTGATTGCGCTCATCTGTGTGGTCTTCTACCGTGATTTCACTTTGGCGCTTATGGCTATGGTGGTATTTCCCCTCGCTGTGTATCCTCTGCTTTCTTTCGGAAAGAGACTGAAGCGTTACTCGAGACGAATGTTGGTATCGCTCGAAGACATTACCCAGCGTTTGAACGAGACGATCACGGGCATCAGAATAGTCAAAGCGTTTGCCATGGAGGATTACGAACGTTCCAGATTCAGAGAAGTAAATCAAACCTTATTCAACGCGTTCATGCGGAGATTCAAGGTACGTGCACTTTCCAATCCCGTGATGGAGACTCTCGGGGGATTCGGAGTCTGCGCCATAGTGTTCTACGGCGGCTACCAGGTAGTGAACGGGATATCCACACAGGGCACTTTCTTCAGCTTCCTGGCTGCTCTGTTCATGCTTTACGAACCGATCAAGCGCATCAATGAAGCGAATAGCACCATCCAGGAAGGAATCAGCGCCGGAGAGCGGATTTTTGCATTGATGGACGCCGATCCTGACGTCACGGATCGTTCGGATGCCGTCGAGTTGCAGACGTGCACCGGGGAAGTAGTCTTCGACACCGTTTTTTTCGGGTACGAAGATCAAATGGTCCTCAAAGGAGTGAGCATTCGAGCCAACCCCGGTGAAGCAATTGCCATCGTGGGTGAAAGCGGTGTGGGAAAAAGCACGCTGCTGGATCTTATTCCCAGGTTTTATGATGTCAATTCCGGGGCCATTCTCGTCGATGGGAAGGATGTCCGCAGCCTTACCCAGAAATCCCTGCGCGAAAAGATCGGGGTGGTTACGCAGCAGACTATTCTGTTTGACGATACTATTCGGAACAACATAGCGTACGGGCGGCCGGATCTTTCCCTGGAAAAGGTCGTGGACGCAGCAAAGGCGGCCCATGCGCATGATTTCATAGCAACTCTCCCTAACGGGTACGACACTATCATAGGGGAAAACGGTATCAAGCTCTCTGGAGGGGAACGTCAGAGAATAGCCATTGCGCGAGCGCTCTTGAAGAATCCTCCCATATTGATTCTGGACGAGGCTACATCCAATCTCGATTCAGATTCGGAAAGAGCTGTCCAGAGCGCTTTGGAAGAGCTGATGCGCGGCCGGACCACCGTTGTCGTTGCCCATCGGCTGTCCACAATCCGTAACGTTGACAGGATCTACGTCCTTATGAATGGCACCGTGGCAGAGCAGGGGAGCCATGACGAGCTTCTCTCTCGCGACGGAGAATTCGCTCGGCTGTATTTTCTGCAGTTCTCTCTCAATGAGAATGGGGAAAAGAATTTGGAAGCCGCAGGATTGATGCCGGAATCGAAGGCTGGAAGCAAGTAG
- a CDS encoding acyl-CoA dehydrogenase family protein, with product MDFKLNDEQRLIRKAARDFATKELAPNAREWEETATFSRQVFDKMGQLDFTGLYIPEKYDGTGVGRLTAALIFEELAKGCFATAVYLSVHNMVANLIFQYGNEEQRERWVKPLALGEKLGAYSLTEGEAGSDAANLQTTAVKTDGGYVVNGTKLYVTSGEVADVYAVMIRTDEAQKQRGISAFIVEKGTKGFGFGPHEPKMGLNASPTTELHFNDCFIPEENLIGEKGKGFNMALSALNGGRVSIGACSTGLAQQAFDYALAYAHKRHQFGRPIVSFQGLQFLFADLATEIEASRLLVYRAAAMMDQGEPCVLEAAMGKRFATDTAMRVTTEAVQILGGYGYMKSYPVEMYMRFAKVAQIFEGTNQIQRVVIARELGKYKGRKAPDTY from the coding sequence ATGGATTTCAAGCTTAATGACGAGCAGCGCCTCATTCGGAAAGCTGCTCGAGATTTTGCCACAAAGGAACTCGCGCCCAACGCGCGGGAGTGGGAAGAAACCGCAACCTTTTCTCGACAAGTGTTCGACAAAATGGGACAGCTCGATTTCACTGGCCTGTATATTCCCGAAAAATATGACGGGACCGGCGTAGGGCGTCTCACTGCTGCTCTGATCTTTGAAGAACTCGCGAAAGGCTGTTTTGCAACCGCTGTGTACCTGAGTGTTCACAATATGGTCGCGAATCTCATCTTTCAATACGGTAACGAAGAGCAGCGCGAACGATGGGTGAAACCTTTGGCTCTCGGAGAGAAACTCGGCGCGTACTCCCTGACTGAAGGAGAAGCAGGATCCGATGCGGCAAATTTGCAGACCACCGCTGTGAAGACAGACGGTGGATACGTAGTCAACGGAACGAAGCTCTACGTAACAAGCGGTGAGGTTGCCGACGTATACGCAGTTATGATTCGGACTGACGAGGCTCAAAAACAGCGCGGAATAAGCGCTTTTATCGTTGAAAAAGGCACCAAAGGATTCGGATTCGGCCCACACGAGCCCAAAATGGGGCTGAACGCTTCCCCAACCACCGAACTTCATTTCAATGATTGCTTCATACCCGAGGAAAACTTGATCGGTGAAAAGGGAAAAGGCTTCAACATGGCTTTGAGTGCCCTCAATGGAGGAAGAGTCAGCATAGGTGCATGTTCAACGGGATTGGCCCAACAGGCTTTCGATTACGCTCTCGCGTATGCACACAAGCGTCATCAGTTCGGCCGGCCCATTGTATCCTTCCAAGGACTCCAATTTTTGTTTGCCGATCTCGCTACGGAAATAGAGGCTTCACGACTACTCGTGTACCGCGCTGCCGCCATGATGGATCAGGGTGAGCCGTGTGTGCTGGAAGCAGCAATGGGAAAGAGATTTGCTACCGATACTGCCATGAGAGTTACGACAGAAGCGGTTCAAATTCTGGGAGGCTATGGGTACATGAAATCCTACCCTGTGGAAATGTACATGCGATTCGCAAAAGTTGCTCAGATATTCGAAGGCACGAACCAGATTCAACGAGTGGTTATCGCTCGGGAACTCGGTAAATACAAAGGACGCAAAGCTCCCGATACCTACTAA